The proteins below come from a single Oscillatoria sp. FACHB-1407 genomic window:
- a CDS encoding sigma-70 family RNA polymerase sigma factor, which translates to MQPRKTLLDLFSTFAQLTDDRFSRWVTDAKLQRSFKNRLQQADNASETLDFFWVRYWYEQWCAQANGLAQGHLSAYLQETCYWAAHKIVANRVNLPYTLSDCFQMAIADLPNLLRGYSPAQGASLKTYANISFSNTIRDGLRQGQEMSSRTDWGLLRKVSQRQLTEALESEGLSAEKIASYRLAWICFKTCYAPREAGTSRRLSRPEPSDWEAIATIYNQQRSRQLPAEAPTATPELIETWLKRSAARLRAYLNPTTTSLNIAKYDEVGSGEILDDLPDSSNESPMTAMILEESLQERQTQRSQINTMLTAALDALDSETKALLDLYYRQKLTQQQIAAQLDIKQYTVSRRLSSAQEKLLRSLAKWSQETLHITLTSPVVKQMSILLEEWLEHFSKEGGEA; encoded by the coding sequence ATGCAGCCGCGAAAAACCCTACTTGACCTATTCTCAACCTTCGCCCAACTGACGGACGATCGCTTTAGTCGTTGGGTCACGGATGCGAAACTGCAACGCAGCTTTAAGAACCGCTTGCAACAGGCGGATAACGCTTCAGAGACGCTCGATTTTTTTTGGGTGCGATATTGGTATGAGCAGTGGTGCGCTCAGGCTAACGGCTTGGCTCAGGGGCATTTATCGGCTTATTTGCAAGAAACCTGTTATTGGGCAGCCCACAAAATCGTGGCGAATCGTGTGAATTTGCCCTACACACTGTCAGATTGTTTCCAAATGGCGATCGCCGACTTGCCCAATCTGTTGAGGGGATACAGTCCGGCTCAGGGAGCCAGTCTCAAGACCTACGCCAACATTAGCTTTAGCAATACGATTCGAGATGGATTGCGGCAGGGGCAAGAGATGAGTAGCCGCACCGATTGGGGATTGTTGCGGAAGGTGAGCCAGCGACAGTTAACGGAAGCTCTAGAAAGCGAAGGACTATCCGCCGAGAAAATTGCCAGTTATCGGTTGGCGTGGATCTGTTTCAAAACCTGTTATGCGCCTCGCGAAGCGGGAACTTCGCGCCGTTTGTCTCGCCCGGAACCATCTGATTGGGAAGCGATCGCCACCATTTACAACCAACAGCGATCGCGCCAACTGCCCGCAGAGGCACCAACCGCCACTCCAGAGTTAATCGAAACCTGGCTAAAACGTTCCGCTGCACGCCTTCGCGCCTACCTCAATCCCACAACCACGTCGCTCAACATCGCCAAATATGACGAAGTTGGATCAGGGGAAATTCTCGATGATTTGCCCGACTCCTCAAATGAGTCACCGATGACTGCAATGATTCTGGAAGAAAGCTTACAGGAACGCCAAACTCAGCGATCGCAAATCAACACAATGTTAACGGCAGCTTTAGACGCGTTAGATTCTGAAACCAAGGCATTGCTTGATTTATACTATCGGCAAAAATTAACGCAACAACAAATTGCAGCTCAGCTCGACATCAAGCAATACACCGTGTCTCGCCGACTGAGCAGTGCTCAAGAAAAATTGTTGCGATCGCTTGCCAAGTGGAGTCAGGAGACACTGCATATTACGCTAACGTCGCCCGTAGTCAAGCAGATGAGTATTTTGCTGGAGGAGTGGCTAGAGCACTTCTCTAAAGAAGGGGGAGAAGCATGA
- the ada gene encoding bifunctional DNA-binding transcriptional regulator/O6-methylguanine-DNA methyltransferase Ada: MMTLSTVGKLNSFATESDRWEAIAQRSPNTDGTFFYAVKTTGVYCRPTCSSRRPKRENVLFFESCDAAETAGFRPCKRCSPRSASPQQQQVERIAEVCKQIEVSETLPSLDEMAQMVGLSPYHFHRVFKEIVGITPKQYAIAQRTKRVRQQLQENTTVTQAIYDAGFETSSTFYERSTDLLGMTPSDYQQGASGIDIRYTVQPCWLGWVLVAATPKGICAIAFGDTPETLTTQLQADFPKAQFSEGNAEFQTWVEQVIQLIETPQQTVDLPLDIQGTAFQQQVWQALQTIPPGTTVSYAEVAQRIGKPKSVRAVANACGSNHIAVAIPCHRVVGSDGSLRGYRWGSDRKQALLDKESTLNQPSLF; encoded by the coding sequence ATGATGACTCTATCAACTGTGGGCAAACTTAATTCTTTTGCGACTGAGTCAGACCGCTGGGAAGCGATCGCCCAGCGATCTCCCAACACCGATGGCACGTTTTTCTATGCCGTCAAAACGACCGGAGTGTATTGTCGCCCCACCTGTTCATCCCGACGACCCAAACGAGAGAATGTGTTGTTTTTTGAAAGTTGTGATGCAGCAGAGACAGCAGGGTTTCGCCCCTGCAAGCGGTGTAGTCCCCGTTCAGCCTCTCCGCAACAACAACAGGTTGAACGCATAGCGGAAGTTTGTAAGCAGATTGAAGTATCTGAGACGTTGCCATCGTTAGACGAGATGGCACAGATGGTAGGGCTGAGTCCTTATCACTTTCATCGTGTCTTTAAGGAAATTGTGGGTATTACGCCCAAGCAATATGCGATCGCCCAACGCACTAAGCGAGTTCGACAGCAGTTACAGGAGAATACGACCGTGACTCAAGCTATTTACGACGCTGGATTTGAAACCAGTAGCACTTTTTATGAGCGGTCCACCGATTTGTTAGGCATGACCCCCTCCGACTATCAACAGGGAGCCAGTGGCATCGATATTCGCTATACAGTGCAGCCCTGCTGGTTGGGATGGGTACTGGTTGCCGCAACGCCAAAAGGGATTTGTGCGATCGCCTTTGGTGACACTCCAGAAACCCTTACGACTCAGCTCCAAGCCGATTTTCCTAAAGCACAATTTTCTGAAGGGAACGCGGAGTTTCAGACCTGGGTGGAGCAGGTGATTCAATTAATCGAAACCCCTCAACAAACGGTTGACTTGCCCCTCGATATTCAGGGAACAGCCTTTCAGCAGCAAGTTTGGCAAGCCTTACAGACCATTCCCCCAGGAACAACCGTTAGTTACGCTGAAGTAGCCCAACGTATTGGCAAACCCAAATCGGTGCGGGCTGTGGCAAACGCCTGTGGTAGCAACCACATTGCGGTGGCGATTCCCTGTCATCGTGTGGTCGGTAGCGACGGCAGTTTGCGGGGCTATCGCTGGGGGAGCGATCGCAAGCAAGCCCTTTTGGACAAAGAAAGTACGCTCAACCAGCCAAGCTTGTTCTAA
- a CDS encoding 2OG-Fe(II) oxygenase: MLLPHDPTTHTSSIAQRVNTIDWLTILQTLDRQGFATLNSLLTVTECQQLAYSYSDDTLFRSRIVMERYRFGHGEYQYFAYPLPSQVQSLRESVYPQLVPLANQWHSILGIETRFPDQLGRFLETCHQAGQIRPTPLLLKYEVGDYNCLHQDLYGELTFPFQVAIALSEPGRDFLGSEFVLTEQKPRSQSRVHVVNLHQGDAVIFAVNHRPVQGTKGFYRATLKHGVSALHSGRRFCLGIIFHDAA, from the coding sequence ATGCTTTTACCTCATGACCCAACCACACATACTTCATCGATCGCCCAGAGAGTCAACACCATTGACTGGTTAACGATTCTACAAACCCTCGATCGCCAGGGGTTTGCAACCCTCAACTCGCTATTAACCGTAACAGAATGCCAGCAACTAGCTTATTCCTACAGCGATGACACTTTGTTTCGCAGTCGGATTGTGATGGAGCGATATCGGTTTGGACATGGAGAATATCAATATTTCGCGTATCCGTTGCCATCACAGGTTCAGAGCTTGCGGGAGAGTGTTTACCCTCAATTAGTGCCGCTAGCCAATCAATGGCACAGCATTTTAGGAATTGAGACTCGTTTTCCTGACCAACTCGGTCGCTTCTTAGAAACTTGTCATCAAGCAGGTCAAATCCGACCTACGCCGTTGTTGTTGAAGTATGAGGTAGGCGACTACAACTGTTTGCATCAAGACCTGTATGGCGAGCTAACCTTTCCATTTCAGGTGGCGATCGCTCTGAGTGAACCTGGGCGCGACTTTTTGGGTAGTGAATTTGTGCTGACGGAGCAGAAGCCTCGTTCTCAATCACGGGTGCATGTGGTCAATCTGCATCAAGGAGATGCGGTGATCTTTGCAGTGAATCATCGTCCTGTCCAGGGAACAAAGGGCTTTTATCGGGCCACTCTAAAACATGGAGTGAGTGCGTTGCATTCTGGAAGGCGATTTTGTTTGGGAATTATCTTTCACGATGCCGCTTAA
- a CDS encoding DNA-3-methyladenine glycosylase family protein, whose product MQSPFPDDLVLPSPELRQAVEMVCERDRTFRKIETEAGALMVRRWLPGFPSLVRIIVGQQVSSNAARAIFGRLTQQIELTPAQLAQCPEVTLKQVGLSQAKIATCQRLAEAILTDQLNLEKLTLLPDSQVIEQLTQIKGIGVWTADVYLLFCLQRLNSFPASDLAIQVGYQRLKSLSDRPTRQQLLSLTQPLEPYRGAVAHLLWHYYRFLAR is encoded by the coding sequence ATGCAATCACCATTCCCTGATGATCTGGTGCTGCCCAGTCCTGAGTTGAGACAGGCAGTAGAGATGGTGTGTGAGCGCGATCGCACCTTTCGCAAAATCGAGACGGAGGCAGGCGCACTCATGGTTCGTCGTTGGTTGCCTGGGTTCCCCTCGCTGGTGCGAATTATTGTGGGACAACAGGTGTCATCAAACGCGGCACGAGCAATTTTTGGGCGGTTGACCCAACAGATTGAGCTAACCCCTGCTCAATTGGCGCAATGCCCAGAAGTCACCCTCAAACAAGTGGGCTTGAGTCAAGCCAAGATCGCGACCTGTCAACGGTTAGCTGAGGCAATTTTGACAGACCAATTAAACCTGGAGAAACTAACCCTACTGCCTGACTCGCAGGTGATTGAGCAACTGACTCAAATCAAAGGGATTGGGGTCTGGACGGCAGATGTGTACTTGCTGTTTTGTTTGCAGCGTCTAAACAGCTTTCCGGCTTCTGACTTGGCAATTCAAGTGGGCTATCAACGGCTCAAATCCCTGAGCGATCGCCCCACTCGTCAGCAATTACTGTCCCTCACTCAACCGTTGGAACCCTATCGTGGAGCAGTGGCTCATCTACTCTGGCACTATTACCGATTTCTCGCTCGGTGA
- a CDS encoding tetratricopeptide repeat protein → MCPQHLISLLTHAPAIALAVLLRSFRPCFTLTRNCRVEADCLQKQGWQYYEQRCWTEAERLFQQALVLRRAIGDGVGMTEILLILGLMAYQQREFVKAIHYYQQAFKLSKATCYIAGMGVSASHIGLIYRQLERHSWALVAYQHALKAFAEADDYLAVGQTLQNLAMTYADLGQLNQAQQYYKLSSQLLQEIVDPVEAVTHNELSLHQPIPSSTLTTMLQTTMQNSPDLPNGSSIALPLNAVNASANDLQESLETYKSLDDLHREAVNLHTVAAIYERDGLYLSALAHEEQALAIFQLLGDQVAIDETFHNLGKLHERLGHRKAAMRCYERVLGNLFKAMPDAPNVVNV, encoded by the coding sequence ATGTGTCCCCAACATTTGATTTCACTGCTGACCCACGCTCCAGCGATCGCCCTGGCGGTGTTGCTGCGTTCCTTCCGCCCTTGTTTTACGCTGACCCGCAACTGTCGAGTAGAGGCAGACTGCTTGCAGAAACAAGGTTGGCAATATTACGAACAACGCTGCTGGACAGAAGCCGAACGACTGTTTCAACAAGCATTGGTCTTGCGACGGGCGATTGGTGATGGAGTGGGGATGACAGAAATACTTCTGATTTTGGGATTGATGGCATATCAGCAGCGTGAGTTTGTCAAAGCCATTCATTACTATCAACAAGCGTTCAAACTGAGTAAAGCCACTTGCTACATAGCAGGTATGGGTGTGAGTGCCAGCCATATTGGTTTGATCTATCGACAGTTAGAGCGGCACTCCTGGGCGTTGGTAGCTTATCAACACGCACTCAAAGCGTTTGCTGAAGCCGATGATTACCTGGCAGTGGGGCAAACGCTGCAAAATCTGGCGATGACTTATGCCGATTTAGGGCAATTGAATCAAGCCCAGCAATATTACAAATTGTCTTCACAGCTTTTACAAGAAATCGTAGACCCAGTTGAGGCGGTAACTCATAACGAGTTGTCACTACATCAACCCATTCCTTCATCGACTCTGACAACCATGCTACAAACCACAATGCAAAACAGTCCAGATCTACCAAACGGCAGTTCGATTGCCTTGCCCCTCAATGCTGTGAATGCCTCTGCCAACGACCTGCAAGAATCGCTAGAAACTTATAAGAGCCTGGACGATTTACACCGAGAAGCGGTTAACCTGCATACTGTAGCGGCTATTTATGAGCGAGACGGGTTGTACCTATCTGCGCTCGCTCACGAAGAGCAAGCTCTAGCGATATTTCAGCTATTAGGGGATCAAGTGGCGATCGACGAGACGTTTCATAATCTCGGCAAACTTCACGAACGGTTAGGACACCGCAAAGCCGCGATGCGTTGTTATGAACGAGTCTTAGGGAACTTGTTTAAGGCGATGCCCGATGCACCCAATGTTGTCAATGTTTAA
- a CDS encoding patatin-like phospholipase family protein: protein MADWSFEQVLKEPGLRITPDEKAEILTRMPPPSSQDNQIYIDGVFEGGGVRGIAFLGALRCCADLGFRWRKLAGTSAGAITAAFVAADFQIDDLEQVVGGMDFMQFLTKKTSWLILNGNPADDLRSPVQMMLFLLLARKLGQYSSEPFRAWLDSNLKRRGLATFADIKANPSGLELKVVISDISKGEMLVLPDDLVYSDSDDPQKRSLQQQLKLKTPDDFPIAEAVRLSMSIPLFFEPGELGDRKRKIVDGGILSNFPLWLYDVPPPDVKGSNGEAPKVSVKKCPRWPTFGLRLVEDSLKQSNNITGPFGLLGGMFKTMMVARDRYHLNQRDEGRVINIDVTAAKVTATEFDLSNDKKNILYRQGYLTTKRFFLEKWNWNEHLRMRGFDPNDLMP from the coding sequence ATGGCAGATTGGAGTTTTGAGCAAGTTTTAAAGGAACCTGGCTTACGCATCACTCCTGACGAAAAGGCAGAGATTCTGACTCGTATGCCACCTCCTTCATCTCAAGATAACCAAATTTACATTGATGGCGTGTTTGAAGGGGGCGGAGTTCGAGGCATTGCGTTTTTAGGGGCGTTGCGGTGTTGTGCAGATCTGGGGTTTCGCTGGCGCAAGTTGGCGGGAACCTCGGCAGGTGCCATTACGGCAGCGTTTGTGGCGGCTGACTTTCAGATCGATGATCTGGAGCAGGTTGTGGGTGGCATGGATTTCATGCAATTTCTCACGAAAAAAACGAGTTGGCTGATTCTCAATGGCAATCCGGCAGATGACCTGCGATCGCCCGTGCAAATGATGCTGTTTCTCTTGCTGGCTCGTAAGTTGGGGCAATATTCCTCAGAGCCATTTCGGGCATGGCTCGACAGCAATTTGAAACGACGCGGGTTAGCTACCTTTGCGGATATCAAAGCCAACCCCAGTGGCTTAGAACTCAAGGTCGTGATCTCAGACATCAGCAAGGGTGAAATGTTGGTGCTCCCTGATGACCTAGTGTATTCCGATTCGGACGATCCCCAAAAGCGATCGCTGCAACAGCAACTCAAGCTTAAGACTCCCGATGACTTTCCCATTGCTGAAGCAGTACGCCTGTCGATGAGCATTCCTCTCTTTTTTGAACCGGGGGAATTGGGCGATCGCAAACGTAAGATTGTGGACGGTGGCATTCTCAGCAACTTTCCGCTGTGGCTCTACGATGTGCCCCCCCCTGATGTCAAAGGCTCCAACGGAGAGGCACCCAAAGTCAGTGTTAAGAAGTGTCCTCGCTGGCCCACGTTTGGTCTGCGGTTGGTTGAAGATAGCCTGAAGCAGTCAAACAATATCACGGGGCCCTTTGGTTTGTTAGGTGGCATGTTTAAAACGATGATGGTGGCACGCGATCGCTATCACTTGAACCAACGGGATGAAGGTCGCGTGATCAACATCGATGTCACTGCGGCTAAAGTCACCGCGACTGAATTTGACCTCTCAAATGATAAAAAGAATATTCTCTATCGGCAGGGATATCTCACCACCAAGCGATTCTTTTTAGAGAAATGGAACTGGAATGAGCACTTGCGGATGCGAGGATTTGATCCAAACGATCTGATGCCTTAA